In the Sulfurovum zhangzhouensis genome, one interval contains:
- the rpsB gene encoding 30S ribosomal protein S2 produces the protein MVTMKDLLECGVHFGHQTRRWNPKMKKFIFGARKNIYIIDLQKTLRYFKYTYNIVRDAAAEGQTVLFVGTKKQAKQAIKEHAERAGMPYVAERWLGGMLTNYPTMKKSIRKLEVIEQMEESGQINLLTKKEALMLRRKKEKLNSYLEGFRHMKKLPDIMFVIDTVKEHIAVQEARRLGMKVVAPVDTNCDPDMVDYLIPGNDDAIRSVNLFCQEIANAIIEGKAAYAETHGEEVSEAPTSAEVEEILSEADAEVEGDDLTKLSGIGKVGQDNLYEAGITTYAQVAAMSEEEAKAAKVKPEAVAEAKELAEA, from the coding sequence ATGGTAACAATGAAAGACCTACTTGAATGTGGTGTACACTTCGGTCACCAAACAAGAAGATGGAACCCAAAAATGAAAAAATTCATTTTCGGAGCAAGAAAAAATATCTATATCATCGATCTACAAAAAACACTTAGATACTTCAAATATACATATAATATAGTTAGAGATGCAGCGGCAGAAGGACAAACAGTTCTTTTCGTTGGTACAAAAAAACAAGCAAAACAAGCGATCAAAGAGCATGCAGAGAGAGCAGGTATGCCATATGTAGCTGAAAGATGGCTAGGTGGTATGCTTACAAACTACCCAACAATGAAAAAGTCTATCAGAAAACTTGAAGTGATCGAGCAAATGGAAGAGAGCGGTCAGATCAACCTTCTTACTAAAAAAGAAGCATTGATGCTCAGAAGAAAGAAAGAGAAGCTTAACTCTTACCTTGAAGGTTTCAGACACATGAAAAAGCTTCCAGATATCATGTTCGTAATCGATACAGTAAAAGAGCACATTGCAGTACAAGAAGCAAGAAGACTTGGTATGAAAGTTGTTGCACCGGTTGATACAAACTGTGATCCTGATATGGTAGATTACCTTATCCCAGGTAACGATGATGCGATCCGTTCAGTAAACCTTTTCTGTCAAGAGATTGCAAACGCAATTATCGAAGGTAAAGCAGCATACGCTGAAACTCACGGTGAAGAAGTATCAGAAGCTCCAACATCAGCTGAGGTTGAAGAGATCCTTTCTGAAGCAGATGCAGAAGTAGAAGGTGATGATCTTACAAAACTTTCTGGTATCGGTAAAGTAGGACAAGACAACCTTTATGAAGCAGGAATCACAACATATGCACAAGTTGCAGCAATGAGTGAAGAGGAAGCAAAAGCAGCGAAAGTTAAACCAGAAGCTGTAGCAGAAGCAAAAGAACTAGCGGAGGCGTAA
- the bcp gene encoding thioredoxin-dependent thiol peroxidase — translation MLEVGTKAPEFCLPNQDEEEICLRDIKGRWIVLYFYPKDNTPGCTTEACDFTEALPQFDELDAIILGVSPDSPQKHRNFIEKKELGITLLADEDKDLCNKFGVWQLKKNYGKEYMGVVRSTFIIDPEGNIAAMWDKVRVKGHAQAVKEKLEELQN, via the coding sequence ATGTTAGAAGTAGGTACAAAAGCACCGGAATTTTGTCTTCCAAACCAGGATGAAGAGGAGATCTGTCTAAGAGATATCAAAGGAAGATGGATCGTACTGTACTTTTATCCAAAAGATAATACACCGGGATGTACGACTGAAGCATGTGATTTTACAGAGGCATTGCCTCAGTTTGACGAGCTTGATGCTATTATCCTTGGTGTTAGTCCGGACTCTCCTCAAAAACATAGAAATTTTATAGAGAAAAAAGAGTTGGGTATTACACTGTTAGCCGATGAAGATAAAGACTTATGTAACAAGTTTGGAGTATGGCAGCTTAAGAAGAACTACGGCAAAGAGTATATGGGTGTGGTCAGAAGTACTTTTATCATCGATCCTGAAGGCAACATCGCAGCAATGTGGGATAAGGTAAGAGTCAAAGGGCATGCACAGGCTGTAAAAGAGAAGCTTGAAGAGTTACAAAATTAA
- a CDS encoding S1C family serine protease encodes MRVLWVIVLSVVSLYAQIKDEQTKEAIVKIYTVSKALNYQQPWSSSMMQSTGSGAIIGDKNGQRYILTNAHVVANETFLEVQRYGERKRFIATVHAVSHQADLALLKVEDKSFFGDVTPLEFGELPSVEQEIVVYGYPMGGNTLSATIGVVSRIEHHLYAHSGESFLAIQVDAAVNPGNSGGPALSEGKVIGVVMQVISNSQNIGYLVPVSMVKHFIDDMQDGRYDGFPELGIMTQNLENPALKAYYGLNEQTTGKLVADIVYNSPVKGLVKEGDIITHIDGHKIENDGTVEFRHHEYTDYGYYVDMHQMGESVKLSLIREGKSMEVEANLTKIADDVLLVKTTQYDQMPSYFIEGGYIFSPLSRNLILSTKINQLQLSQYAREWPTKEKREIAVLLKVLASDISRGNTDFRMWPIEKVNGETYVDFEDFYHKVKNSKSKYLVFEDEDGIKVVIDRTEAQAKQKEILKQYNIEFDRSINFKRTEVNSK; translated from the coding sequence ATGAGAGTTTTATGGGTTATCGTATTATCGGTTGTATCATTGTATGCACAAATAAAAGATGAACAGACAAAAGAAGCAATTGTAAAAATATATACTGTCTCCAAGGCACTGAACTACCAGCAGCCATGGAGCTCTTCAATGATGCAAAGTACAGGTTCGGGAGCTATTATTGGAGATAAAAATGGACAAAGATATATTCTTACCAATGCACATGTTGTTGCCAACGAGACATTTTTGGAAGTACAGAGGTATGGAGAGCGTAAACGTTTTATTGCTACTGTACATGCTGTATCCCATCAAGCAGATCTGGCACTGCTAAAAGTAGAAGATAAGAGTTTTTTTGGTGATGTCACACCGTTGGAATTTGGTGAACTGCCGTCTGTAGAACAAGAGATTGTCGTATATGGGTATCCAATGGGAGGGAACACTCTTTCTGCTACTATCGGTGTAGTCTCACGTATCGAACATCATCTTTATGCACATAGTGGAGAGAGTTTCTTAGCGATACAGGTAGATGCAGCAGTAAATCCGGGGAATTCAGGCGGTCCTGCACTCTCTGAAGGAAAAGTGATCGGGGTAGTGATGCAGGTGATCAGCAACTCGCAAAATATCGGCTATCTTGTACCTGTAAGTATGGTCAAGCATTTTATTGATGATATGCAAGACGGTAGATATGACGGGTTTCCTGAGCTTGGTATTATGACCCAAAATCTTGAAAATCCTGCCCTTAAAGCCTATTATGGGCTTAATGAACAAACTACCGGAAAGCTGGTTGCAGATATTGTTTATAATTCTCCGGTAAAGGGATTGGTCAAAGAGGGTGACATCATTACGCATATTGATGGTCATAAGATAGAAAATGACGGTACAGTGGAATTTCGCCATCATGAATATACAGACTATGGTTATTATGTTGATATGCATCAGATGGGAGAGAGTGTAAAGCTGAGCCTGATTAGAGAAGGCAAGTCTATGGAAGTCGAAGCGAATCTTACAAAAATTGCCGATGATGTATTACTTGTTAAAACTACTCAGTATGATCAAATGCCTAGCTACTTTATAGAGGGAGGCTATATCTTCTCTCCTCTTTCACGCAACCTTATACTTTCAACCAAGATAAATCAGCTACAGTTGAGTCAATATGCCAGAGAGTGGCCTACAAAAGAGAAAAGAGAGATCGCAGTACTTTTAAAAGTATTAGCCTCAGATATTAGCCGTGGTAACACAGATTTTAGGATGTGGCCTATAGAGAAAGTAAACGGTGAGACTTATGTTGATTTCGAAGATTTTTATCATAAGGTAAAGAACAGTAAGTCAAAGTACCTCGTTTTTGAAGATGAAGACGGTATCAAAGTCGTCATTGACAGAACAGAAGCGCAAGCCAAACAGAAAGAGATATTGAAACAGTACAATATAGAATTTGATAGATCGATCAACTTCAAGAGAACAGAGGTAAACAGTAAGTAA
- a CDS encoding DUF523 domain-containing protein gives MRKVAISACLLGQRCRYDGDDNYAPSLLQMLQEDELIPFCPEDAVFGSPRPTMDLVQTPDLIEAVCNESGKLRSNPIRTYAKNFFDQHGQIDLFIGKDRSPSCGVCSARLYDEEKNLLSSCAAGLMAQEAIDRNIAAIDAEKFEGKQ, from the coding sequence ATGAGAAAAGTAGCGATATCGGCATGTTTATTAGGACAAAGATGTCGTTATGATGGAGATGATAATTATGCTCCATCCCTGCTTCAAATGCTGCAAGAGGATGAGCTGATCCCTTTTTGTCCCGAAGATGCAGTATTCGGTTCTCCCCGTCCTACCATGGATCTGGTACAAACTCCGGACCTCATAGAAGCAGTATGTAATGAGAGCGGCAAGTTACGCTCCAATCCGATACGCACCTATGCAAAAAATTTTTTTGATCAACATGGTCAGATTGATCTTTTTATCGGTAAAGACAGAAGTCCCAGTTGCGGTGTCTGTAGTGCCAGGTTATACGATGAAGAAAAAAATCTACTTAGCTCTTGTGCTGCAGGATTGATGGCACAGGAAGCAATAGATAGAAATATTGCTGCCATAGATGCAGAGAAATTTGAAGGAAAACAATGA
- a CDS encoding DUF420 domain-containing protein, with protein MFEAGFLGTRAPLFMDIVTIIVALLPFLILGAISLAKRKLYNLHATVQKILFIVSVIVVVYFEYGVRNVGGFDAFMEGSSTPKGYAFWVLIFHIAIAVVTLGIWINTLLRAKRDRRMNVLPGMYSISHKKAGMRTFTGIVLTSVTGIWVYYLLFVN; from the coding sequence ATGTTTGAAGCAGGATTTTTAGGTACCAGAGCACCGCTCTTTATGGATATTGTCACAATCATCGTAGCACTTTTGCCTTTCTTGATATTAGGGGCTATCTCATTGGCTAAGCGTAAGCTTTATAATCTTCATGCGACGGTACAGAAGATACTCTTCATTGTTTCGGTAATTGTGGTAGTTTATTTTGAGTATGGTGTCCGTAATGTAGGTGGATTTGATGCGTTTATGGAAGGGAGCTCGACACCTAAAGGTTACGCATTTTGGGTACTCATCTTTCATATCGCTATCGCTGTAGTAACCTTGGGGATATGGATAAATACACTTTTAAGGGCAAAAAGAGACCGCCGTATGAATGTTCTGCCTGGAATGTATAGCATATCGCATAAGAAAGCAGGGATGAGAACCTTTACAGGAATTGTATTGACTTCGGTAACAGGGATCTGGGTTTACTACCTGCTTTTTGTGAACTAG